CGGATCGAGCCGGGCCGCGCGCCGGGCGGGCCAGAGGCCGAAGAACACGCCGACCGCGGCGGCGAACACCACGGCGAGGCCGATCGCCTGCGGCGCGATGGCCATCGTCCAGCCCGCCGACCGCGAGAGCATCTCCGCCGCGCCGTAGGCGAAGGCGACGCCGAGGATCCCGCCGGTCATGCAGAGCGTCGTGGCTTCGAGCAGGAACTGGAGCAGGACCGCCCGCCTCGTGGCGCCGAGCGCCTTGCGCACGCCGATCTCCTTCGTCCGCTCGGTGACCGACACCAGCATGATGTTCATGATCCCGATGCCCCCGACGAGGAGGCTGACCGCGGCGATCCCGGCGAGCAGCATCGTGAACGTCTGCGTTGTCTCCTGCGCCATCTCGAGGAACTGCACGCTGTCGGAGATCCAGAAGTCGTTCTCCCGTCCCAGGGGAAGGCGGTGTTCGCGCCGGAGCACGTCCTCGATCTGCACCATCGCGACGGGAATCGCCGCCTCGCTCTCGACCACGACCTTGAACTGGCTCACGCGGTCGGTCCCCAGCAACCGGAACTGCGCCGTCTCCAGCGGGACGAAGATCTGCTCATCCTGGTTGAACCAGCCCGATCCGCCTTTTCCCTCCAGCACTCCCACGACTTCGAACGAGATGTTCCGGATCGAGATCGTTCGGCCGACGAGTTCGGCGGCTTCAGTGTTCAGCACCGCCGGCACCGCGCCCCCGAGCACGGCGACGCGCCGCCGGCCGCGGTTCTCGGACTCATCGAAGAAGCGCCCCAGTTGAAGCGTGTGGTTCTCGACGGCCACGTAATTCGGCGTCGTGCCGAGAATCCGCACGCTCGCGTTGTTGCGTCCGAACTGGACCTGCAACTGCCCCTGCATCTCGGGGGCGACCTCCGTCAGAGCCGGGGCCCCCCGCCGCACCGCCTCGACATCTTCGGTCGTCAGCCGGGCGTTCGATCCGCCGCGCACGCCGCGGAACATCCCCTGCCCGGGGCGGACCGTAAGCACGTTCGTGCCGAGCGACTCGATCTGGTTCTCGACCTGCCGCTGGGCGCCCTCCCCGAGGGCCACCATCGTGATCACGGCCCCCACCCCGATGACGATCCCGAGCATGGTCAGGAACGAGCGCAGCTTGTTGGCGCGGATCGCATCCATCGCCACGCGAAGAATCTCGAAGAAGATCATCGGACCGCCATCACCTTCCCCCGATGCCCGGCAGCGCCGTCCGGCTGCGGATTCGGTCGAGGAACTCCTGCTGCGCGATGAGCGAGGTGGGGACCGCGACGATCTCCTCGCCCTCCTCGAGCCCGCGGACGATCTGCGTGTGGTCGAAGTCGCTGAGGCCGATCATGACCGGCTTCAGGTCGAGGAGGCCGCTCGCATCGTACCTGAACACGAATGCCGGGCGGGGCTCGTCGGGCCGCCGCGCGGGTCCGCCCCCGCCGCCTCCGGGTCCGCCGCCTCCGCGGTTCCGGAACTGCTGCATCATCTGCCGCCGCTCGTCGTCGGACAGGTTCTGAATGACCCGCATCCGCTCCTGCTGCGACATCGACTGGAATTCCGACATCGGAACCCCGCCGATCATCGGCTCCTCCTCGCCCTCCGCCGATCCATCCCCTTCCGCCGCCGGCCGATCCTGGCTCTGGAAGTCGCGCAGCAGCGCGTTGACATCGGCGTCGATCTCGAGCGCCCGGACGATCTGGACGGCCTCCTGCTGGGATTTGATGCCGCTGTTCGCCACCGCGAGAACGTCCTCCTGGCGCCCGATCACGACTTCGACGTCCGCGTTCATCCCCGGCCGCAGCAGATCCTCCTCGTTGGAAATGCGCGTGAGGACGGCGAACATGGTCACGTTCTGCTCGACGACCGCCTGCGGTTCAATCTTGAGGACGGCCCCCCTGAAGGTCCGGGTGGGATACGCTTCCACCGTGATGTCCGCCGGCAGTCCCGGCTGGAGCCGGCCGATGTCCGTCTCGTCGACGAGCATGCGCACCTGGACCTCGGTGAGATCGGCCATCCGCATCAGCACCGTGCCGCCCGTGAGGTCGCGCGTCCCCGTGACGACCTGTCCCTGCTCCACCGTCCGCTCCACGATGGTTCCGGTGATCGGGGCCCGGAGCGTCACGTCGTCCAGCTTGTCCTCGGCGAGCTCGAGGTTGGTCGTGGCGCGGACCAGGGAAGCCCTCGCGTTCGCCGCCGAGAGGATCGCGTTCTCCAGCTCCTCCGAGGTCACGATGTCGGACTCGTGAAGCGCCTCGACCCGCTCGAGCTGGCGTCCCGCGACATCGTTCTGTGCCTCCGCGACGTCGAGGTCGGCCTGGGCCTGGGCGTGCGCGTTATTCACATCGCGCGGGTCGATCCGCACGAGGAGCGTTCCCTGTTCGACGTTGTCCCCGAGTTCGACGGGCAACTGGAGAACTTCGCCGCCGGCCTGCGACTTGACCTCGATCACGCGGATCGGTTCGACCGTCCCGGTCGCCTCGACGCTGGAGACGATGGTCTGGTGGCCCGCGGTCAGCGTCTGGAGCGTCTGCTCCGGTTCGTTGGCCTCGCCGGTCGCACAACCTGCGACCGCGAGTCCAAGCGCCGTGAGGACGGTGGCGTGGCCCGGGGAACCGCCTCGCAGGCGGAAGCGACGCCGGCAGCGTTCGAATATGGACATCGGAATCTCGTCTCGTGTCGGGGTCCGTGAACGGGCCAGCGGGGCGGCGAAACCGCGCCGTGGTAGCACGCTGAGAGGACACTCCGCGCGGGTCCGACGTTGAAGAGATTACGGCACGCGACGCGAGCGGTCAGGGCTGCGGCTGGTCGAGCCTCCGGCCGAGGAGGGCCTCGATTCCCGCGAGCGCCGCCTCGTATTGGAACCGGCCGCTGACGAGATCGACCTCCGCCTGCGTGAGCGTGATCTGCGCGTCCTGGAGTTCGAGGATGGTGGCGAGGCCGAGCTGGTACCGCTCCTGCACGACCCGGAGGCTCTCCTCGCTGAGTTCGACGTTCCGCTCTGCGAGATCCACCCCCGCGAGCGCGGACTGGGCCGTCGCGTAGCGCGCGTCGAGCAGCGAGCTGATGTTCAGTCGCGCCGCCCGTTCGGATTGCCGGGCCTGGTCCGCCGAAGCCCGGGCGCGGAACACCTGCGTCTCGCGCTGGAAGCCGTTGAAGAGGGGATAGCTGCCGGAGAGCCCGATCGACCACGAACGGTTGGATGGTGGAAACTCCTGGTTCGCCCACCCGTAGCCGGCGCCGATGGAGATTGTGGGCAGGTAGCTGGAGCGCGCGCTCGACACCGCGGCCTCGGCGGCCTCGACGGCCGCGGAGGCGGCCTGCAGCGCGGGCGCCGTCACATCGGCCATCGCGAACAGTTCGTCACGCGTGAAGGGGATCGCGGCCATCGCGAGTTCCGCCTCGGCGGTCGGCCCCACGAGGGTTTCGGAGCCGACGACCTCGGTGAGTTCGAAGGTCCGCGTGCGCGCGTTGTTCTCCGCGTTCAGCAGCGCGAGTTGCGCGTTGTTGAGGTCCACCTGCGAACGGAGGGAGTCCGAGCGCGTCGCCCGTCCCAGCTCCAGCTGCTGCCTGACGAACTCCAGCTGGTCCGCCTGCCGCTGGACGCGGCGTTCCTCGACGGCGACGAGTTCGAGCGCCGCGACGTTCGCCGAGTACGCCTGTTTCACCGCCTGGATGACCTGGAACTCGGCCTCGCGATAGCGGGCGTTCTGTTCGACGATTCCAAGACGGGCGCCCTTCAGGTCCGTGAACCGGCTCCAGCCGTTGAAGAGCGTGTATCCGGCGTTGATCTGAGTGGAGTAGCTCGTCGCGACGATCCCCTGGCTGAGGGCGTCGAGCCGTCCCGTCGATGAGTTCGAGTAACCAAAGCTCATATTGACTGACGGGAGGAGCTGGCCGATCGCGCTCAACTGGTTGTGCTCGGCCATCTCGATCTGCGAGTAGGCCTGGAGCAGCTGAGGGTTGCGGC
This genomic interval from Candidatus Palauibacter polyketidifaciens contains the following:
- a CDS encoding TolC family protein — its product is MTIRHRSGCGGRPSAGLRRWGFVLLPVALLAAASPRMAEAQVQASDNVRQITVDEAVEIALRRNPQLLQAYSQIEMAEHNQLSAIGQLLPSVNMSFGYSNSSTGRLDALSQGIVATSYSTQINAGYTLFNGWSRFTDLKGARLGIVEQNARYREAEFQVIQAVKQAYSANVAALELVAVEERRVQRQADQLEFVRQQLELGRATRSDSLRSQVDLNNAQLALLNAENNARTRTFELTEVVGSETLVGPTAEAELAMAAIPFTRDELFAMADVTAPALQAASAAVEAAEAAVSSARSSYLPTISIGAGYGWANQEFPPSNRSWSIGLSGSYPLFNGFQRETQVFRARASADQARQSERAARLNISSLLDARYATAQSALAGVDLAERNVELSEESLRVVQERYQLGLATILELQDAQITLTQAEVDLVSGRFQYEAALAGIEALLGRRLDQPQP
- a CDS encoding ABC transporter permease, which encodes MIFFEILRVAMDAIRANKLRSFLTMLGIVIGVGAVITMVALGEGAQRQVENQIESLGTNVLTVRPGQGMFRGVRGGSNARLTTEDVEAVRRGAPALTEVAPEMQGQLQVQFGRNNASVRILGTTPNYVAVENHTLQLGRFFDESENRGRRRVAVLGGAVPAVLNTEAAELVGRTISIRNISFEVVGVLEGKGGSGWFNQDEQIFVPLETAQFRLLGTDRVSQFKVVVESEAAIPVAMVQIEDVLRREHRLPLGRENDFWISDSVQFLEMAQETTQTFTMLLAGIAAVSLLVGGIGIMNIMLVSVTERTKEIGVRKALGATRRAVLLQFLLEATTLCMTGGILGVAFAYGAAEMLSRSAGWTMAIAPQAIGLAVVFAAAVGVFFGLWPARRAARLDPIVALRYE
- a CDS encoding efflux RND transporter periplasmic adaptor subunit is translated as MSIFERCRRRFRLRGGSPGHATVLTALGLAVAGCATGEANEPEQTLQTLTAGHQTIVSSVEATGTVEPIRVIEVKSQAGGEVLQLPVELGDNVEQGTLLVRIDPRDVNNAHAQAQADLDVAEAQNDVAGRQLERVEALHESDIVTSEELENAILSAANARASLVRATTNLELAEDKLDDVTLRAPITGTIVERTVEQGQVVTGTRDLTGGTVLMRMADLTEVQVRMLVDETDIGRLQPGLPADITVEAYPTRTFRGAVLKIEPQAVVEQNVTMFAVLTRISNEEDLLRPGMNADVEVVIGRQEDVLAVANSGIKSQQEAVQIVRALEIDADVNALLRDFQSQDRPAAEGDGSAEGEEEPMIGGVPMSEFQSMSQQERMRVIQNLSDDERRQMMQQFRNRGGGGPGGGGGGPARRPDEPRPAFVFRYDASGLLDLKPVMIGLSDFDHTQIVRGLEEGEEIVAVPTSLIAQQEFLDRIRSRTALPGIGGR